From Impatiens glandulifera chromosome 7, dImpGla2.1, whole genome shotgun sequence:
tataatatatatattttgaagatatttttaatttaaattataaatatttttaattattctgtattttaattttaatttataatgaaaataatgtatTAGTAGAACTTCaatcaaatcattaaaaaattatattggttAGAATCTTGAATTAATTGCATTTATATGATTTCAATTaggtataaaattaataaattactttgTCATATATGTTGTACATTTATGTCATCATTAATTAGAGCAAAAtggatttttttcttattcataAACATATACCATATAAAGAATTGCATAATTTAATATGACTTAATTGATGTTAAAACATggttataattatgtttaatttagaAAGAAACATCAAACATGACCTTTAAACACTTTCTCACGTGCACATGGGTGGGGACATTTACGTAAATAGTCAATTTGAAGTGGCGGTTGATATTACTGAAATACCCTTCTTCTTCTCAAGTCGCCAGTTCTTATATAGAGAAatctcacttttttttttctttcttttttttttatttgaacttCTTCTTCTACTGTAAGAACCCAATGCTCGTTTAGTCTTTTTAGGAGCCGCTTTGCTGTAACGGGCATCttattcttcttcctcttcctgtTTCTTCTCCTGCATAATCGGTCTTTTCCGAATTCCCCGGAATCTCAGGTGTGTTCATCTCTCTTGATTTATATGATTATGTTCTCTGGATTCATAGATTTGGAAATGTGGGTTCACTGTCTTTTTTTCTGCTTTGTTTGTTTACCCATGTAAGCTAGGTTTTGAAGTCTGTTCTTTTAATTTCCTATGTGGGTTTATTGAATTTTGATGATCTGTTGTGTGTTGAGTTGACCTTATGAATCTGAAACTGAACCATTTTATTGTATGAAATCTGAAGGTTCTTATTACTGTCTACTGTCCTGAGATATGCAACTGAGGTTGTTGTAATTGAGCTAGGAAAATAGTATCCTGTCTGTGTCTGTTTGCTATGGACGAGTTTGTGAATAGATCCATCTGCAATTCTTATAAAGCAAACAACAGATTATCCGTGACAATTTTGGAATCAACAACAACCCAGATATTGAATTTCAACGACAGATATGAATTAGGACAACAATTAGGATTAGGACAATTCGGAATCATCAGAGAATGCTTTGATAAGTTAACGGGCGAGGTTTTTGCTTGCAAATCGATCAATAAAGATAGGTTGGTGACGCCAGATGACTTGAGAAGTGTTAAACTTGAGATTGAGATCATGACTCTATTATCAGGTCATCCAAATGTGGTTGATTTGAAGGCAGTTTATGAAGAGGAGACTTATGTTCATCTGGTGATGGAACTCTGTGCTGGAGGTGAACTCTTCCATCAGCTTCAGAATCATGGAAGGTTCTCTGAAAGCGATGCTCGTGTTCTGTTTAGACATCTTATGCAAGTCGTTGTTTATTGCCACGAAAAGGGTATTGTTCATCGCGATCTAAAGCCTGAAAACATCCTATTACTTAAGAAATCTTTCACTTCGCCTATTAAATTGGCTGATTTTGGTCTTGCCACTTATTACAAACCAGGTAAGttgtatttgtttattatatgtTTGAGTGATTCTTCCATTAAAAACacatttggatttggattgagcAGGGCAGAGTTTATATGGGACAGTTGGAAGTCCTTTCTATATAGCTCCCGAGGTTCTAGCAGGTGGTTATAATCAATCTGCAGACGTTTGGAGTGCTGGGGTTATCCTTTACATACTTCTCAGTGGGATCCCTCCGTTTTGGGGAAAGACAAAATCGAAGATCTTTGATTCGGTTAGGGCTGCTAATCTTCGATTTCCGTCTGATCCTTGGAGCAGAGTATCAGCTTCGGCTAAAGATTTGATAACCGGAATGTTACTCATTGATCCTTCAAAGAGACTTACAGCCAGTCAAGTCTTATGTATGTTTGCCTGTTTCATTTTAATCATCTGATTTGATCTGTGAATTATAGATATCTGAATTTGCAGCTCATTCTtggattaaagaagaagaacaagaacaagaaacatcatcatcatcgatcaTTGGAGAGACAAACAACTTCTTGATGGAGAGAAGCGAAGATTGCAGCTTTACTTACGCGTCTCCCCCAAATTTGGGGAGAATTCAAAGGAGGAGCGATTCGCCACCCGTATTTACATGTCAGTCCTCGTTTTCGTCTTTTCTGGTTGAGAATGAGAATCCTTCTTGTCCTGTAGCTGTGCCCTTTTCTTTAAGCAGTTGTTCTGAATCTGATATGCCGGAGTTTTCATCGCCAATTCCATCGTTGCCAAGCTTTACTTTCTTTAGTCCGAGTTCAACTATCAAGCAAGAGGATAATACTAAAGGtatgtactttttttttttacaattttttagaTACAGACAAGAGTTGAatacaatgttttttttttgttgttgagtgCAGATTCGGTCGTGGATAAGGTTTTTACATTTGATCATACGCCGGAGCTAATTGTAACTGATCGGAGGTTAGAGTTTCGAAGGGGTAAGCATAGCAAGAGGAATCATACAATTGGACATGGGGAGCTTGAACTTGCTGCAGTTACAGAATCAGTCATCCGATGGGCGTCTTGCACACATATTTCTAGCTCTTCGTCGCTGAGATCTTCGCTCGTTTGTTagaataaatgattttttttctagcgggttatgtttttttgttttcttccGTTATGGATTGACATGcctttttgtataatttaagtGTTTTTCCAGTGAAATCCATTTTCTCTTAATGGTTTGTTTCAAATTACACTGAGAAAAGAATTCAGATTTTTCTTTTCAGAGCAGTAGCAATATTAATTCATCTAACAATGTAGATAAAATCAGAGCTTCAATCATCTCTACAATCTCTTCTCTATCTCCTTCCCATTTCCCTCCATTTTCTCTGTTGTTCTGCATTTCACAGCCCAAGAACAATCCTTCGTTCGAGCATTCCATCAAACAAGTCTCGGATAATTCCTCGTTAATTTCAATCTTTGCGAATTGCTCTCCCAGATCCACTGGCTCCAATTTGTAAAAactattgaaaattttgaacttttcaGGAAGCTTTTGTAACAGATCTCCTTCTTCAATTGTTGAAGATTTGCGGCGAAAAGGCCATGAAACTTGGTCATCTTCATTAAAGGGGAAATCAAGCACAGAAACAGGACTGGACTGctccttctcatcatcatctttaaCCGATTCTTTTGCCTTCATCAATCAACAACAAAAGATCAAAGCTTTCTCAAGTTGACTTATTGTATCTAGAagatataataaagaaaaatgaaaatggGGAACAACCATGAATGAAATCCCGTTGTTACAGCTGTGATGcacataatataataatataatgaatgTTTGTTACCTTGGCGGGCGATGATTTTTCCGGTGACCGGCTTCTTCGTTTGGTGAAGATTGAACTCTTGATCCGTTTTGAAAAAGGAACAAGGGTAGAGAAGGGGAGGAGCTTAACGGCGTTGATAACTGTCTTGGAAGCGCGTTGGAAAGCGGACGACGCCGGCTTAGATTTGTTTGGATCAACTTGGTCTTGGAGGATGTATTTAACGGTAGTATTGGAACAATATTGTCGGTGGCGGCGGCGGCGGGGATATGTTCGGAATCCATTAGATGAACATGAGCTTAAATCGTGGAGAAGATAATCCTTCAACATTAGCGGTTTGGGCATGAgattcatttttgagaattcAAAAGAATCCATTGTAAGAGAGAGATATTGCATGGGATGAGATAAAGGTAGAAAGAAGCTTCGATCTTcattaaatgatttgatttgatttgattttatttgaatctCAAATTTCATTCATTAAAGAGACAActtattatatagtttaatattCTAAATCGTGATCTTGATTTTGGATTCATTAGCGACCACTAATTGATTGACCTCAGATAGTCAGTCAGATATTTATTTGGAGAGAGTAAAACACagtaataaatcaaataaataaattcaaaatcgGAAACTATAGGTGCCAGCCAGtcaagggcttgtttgatttgaaagATTATAACTAAATTCTTACTAGATCTATACTAGAAAAATGGATCAAACAAGGGATCAAATCTCTTTTTTAGAGTTTTTCATCTGAAtaagaatttcataaaaaaaaaaaaaaaagttagaaagTGTTTTTAAATAGACATTAGTTTGTTTAAGACATTAGTAGACCTAATGGGAGAGATATCTcccttttgtttttttattttgattcgTTTTTGAGGAATTGGTATAGTTGATTAAGGAGTTTATTGTGTCCCTTTTAAGAACTTTCGAATTTGTTAATATCTtgattttatgtattttaatctttttatttatattttataacaaataaatataagatgatTGAAAGATATTATCTTGTCCCGTTTGAAATGGACAAACGATGATGAATGATGTTTTGGGACCGACCTCCCATCTTTTAAAGCATGCTAAGAAGAGTAAGGCCAAAGATTCTATTTACccttgaaattattatttaaaagatgaaTACAACTAAATCCTTAATCCCTTACTACAAAACAAGTTAGAATGGGATGTTTTCTTAATGGGCAAGGGCACCGCCACTAGATCCTTGGCCAGggttagttaaaatatttgaagcCTATTTTGAAAACACACTTTTGAATCTgacttaatatatattgaaaactGTTTCTctttggtaaaatattttaaacatatattcataatagtatttttaattgtttgctTGCTTGCTCTGCTCGTGTATATcggtattataaaaaaatgaagaaaaaaaaataaaatttgtgatcTAAGATAACAAATCAGTTAATGGGAACATTGGTGATATGCAATTGGTCGGTCCATCATGTCCAGCTGTGGATCCTAAAATTATTGTCGTGAATCAAAATacatttgattatatatatatatatatatatatcctaaaGTTATATTTATgtctttattataataaataatgttttgtaatgttaattttgaagagattgatatttttttatatttttttaaattttttttaatatataataataaaatattttaattaataaattaaattatataattaataaaagagattgatacaattttataaaaaaaagttatatttcgaCTTTAATGTCAAAATATTAGTTTTGTAAGGATTTAAAGGAAAATGACTAAGGTGTAAAAGAAACTCAgccaaattttaatattcaaatggATCAATTTTTCAgacttaataaaataataaattcccAAACTAAACAGTATAGTTTGggaatttaatgtaa
This genomic window contains:
- the LOC124945178 gene encoding calcium-dependent protein kinase 17-like isoform X2: MDEFVNRSICNSYKANNRLSVTILESTTTQILNFNDRYELGQQLGLGQFGIIRECFDKLTGEVFACKSINKDRLVTPDDLRSVKLEIEIMTLLSGHPNVVDLKAVYEEETYVHLVMELCAGGELFHQLQNHGRFSESDARVLFRHLMQVVVYCHEKGIVHRDLKPENILLLKKSFTSPIKLADFGLATYYKPGQSLYGTVGSPFYIAPEVLAGGYNQSADVWSAGVILYILLSGIPPFWGKTKSKIFDSVRAANLRFPSDPWSRVSASAKDLITGMLLIDPSKRLTASQVLSHSWIKEEEQEQETSSSSIIGETNNFLMERSEDCSFTYASPPNLGRIQRRSDSPPVFTFVLNLICRSFHRQFHRCQALLSLVRVQLSSKRIILKIRSWIRFLHLIIRRS
- the LOC124945178 gene encoding calcium-dependent protein kinase 17-like isoform X1; protein product: MDEFVNRSICNSYKANNRLSVTILESTTTQILNFNDRYELGQQLGLGQFGIIRECFDKLTGEVFACKSINKDRLVTPDDLRSVKLEIEIMTLLSGHPNVVDLKAVYEEETYVHLVMELCAGGELFHQLQNHGRFSESDARVLFRHLMQVVVYCHEKGIVHRDLKPENILLLKKSFTSPIKLADFGLATYYKPGQSLYGTVGSPFYIAPEVLAGGYNQSADVWSAGVILYILLSGIPPFWGKTKSKIFDSVRAANLRFPSDPWSRVSASAKDLITGMLLIDPSKRLTASQVLSHSWIKEEEQEQETSSSSIIGETNNFLMERSEDCSFTYASPPNLGRIQRRSDSPPVFTCQSSFSSFLVENENPSCPVAVPFSLSSCSESDMPEFSSPIPSLPSFTFFSPSSTIKQEDNTKDSVVDKVFTFDHTPELIVTDRRLEFRRGKHSKRNHTIGHGELELAAVTESVIRWASCTHISSSSSLRSSLVC
- the LOC124945179 gene encoding uncharacterized protein LOC124945179, encoding MQYLSLTMDSFEFSKMNLMPKPLMLKDYLLHDLSSCSSNGFRTYPRRRRHRQYCSNTTVKYILQDQVDPNKSKPASSAFQRASKTVINAVKLLPFSTLVPFSKRIKSSIFTKRRSRSPEKSSPAKAKESVKDDDEKEQSSPVSVLDFPFNEDDQVSWPFRRKSSTIEEGDLLQKLPEKFKIFNSFYKLEPVDLGEQFAKIEINEELSETCLMECSNEGLFLGCEMQNNRENGGKWEGDREEIVEMIEALILSTLLDELILLLL